The window GCCAAGCGTAGGCCCGGCAGGCGGCGCAGCAGCGCCGCGTAGCCGACCCGCATCTCGATCCTGGCGAGCTGCTGGCCGAGGCACTGGTGGATGCCGTGACCGAAGGCCAGGTGGCCGGTCGCGGGCCTGGTGACGTCGAGGCGCCCGCCGCCGGGGAAGCGCTCGGGGTCGCGGTTGGCCACAGGGAGGTGGAGGGTGACCGCCTCCCCCTTCGCGATCACGGTGCCCTCGACCTCGACGTCCTCCAGCGCGGTCCTGACGGGCCCCAGGTGGATGATCGTGAGGTGGCGCAGCAGTTCCTCGACCGCGTTGTCCATCAGCGAGGGGTCGTCGCGCAGCACGGCGAGCTGCCCGGGGTCGGTCAGCAGCGCGTACGTGCCGAGGCCGAGCATGTTGGCGGTGGTCTCGTGACCGGCCACGAGCAGTAGGAACGCGACCCCGGTGAGCTCCTCGTCGGTCAGCTCGCCGCCCGCGACGAGACCGCTGAGCAGGTCGTCGCCGGGCTCGGCGCGCTTGTGCTGGATGAGGCCGTACAGGTACGTGGAGATGCTCGTCATCGCGGCGATGACGTCCGCGCCCTCGCTGTCGAGGCCGAAGAGCACCTTGGAGTCGGCCTGGAACCGCTCGCGGTCGGCGTACGGGACGCCGAGCAGTTCGCAGATCACCAGCGACGGGATCGGCAGCGCGAACGCCTCCACCAGGTCCGCCGGCCGCTCCCCCGCCTCCATCCGGTCGAGGCAGGCTTCGGCGATCTCCTCGATCCGGGGTTCGAGCTGGTTCATCCTGCGCACGGTGAACTGGCCGGCCAGCAGCTTGCGGTAGCGGGTGTGCTCGGGCGCGTCCATCCGCAGGAAGAACCCCGGAGGCACCCGGAACTGCTGCTCCTGCATCTCCTTCAGCAGCTCCAGCCGGGCCGCGACGGGCGGGTGGGCCAGCTCCGGCCGGTTGCTGAAGCGCGGGTCGGCGAGCACGGCACGGGCGGCGGCGTAGCCGGTGACGAGCCAGCCTTGGTGGCCGTCGGCGTAGGCCATGCGGTGCAGGTGTGCTCGTTCTCCCAGCTCCGTGAACCTGTCCGGCGGGTCGAGGGGTCGCTCGCGCCGGGTGGTCAGGGTGAGGTCGGACATGCCATGGACTCCTTCCGTTCGGTACCGTCCACAAAACCTCATCCAATGCAAAACTTCAATGAATGAAAAGCATAAGCCTGTGCAGTATAGTTCCGACATGGTGGGTATGCGGGAGCGCAAGAAGCAGCGCACGCGCCGGGCGCTGATCGAGGCCGCGCTCCGGCTGTTCGCCGAGAAGGGGTACGAGGAGACGACGCTCGCGGAGATCGCGGCCGAGGCCGACGTGTCGACGCGCACGTTCTTCAGCTACTTCGCCAGCAAGGAGGACGTGGTCTTCTTCGACTCCAACACGCGGATGGAGCGCCTCCTCGACCGGGTGACGACCAGGAAGTCCGACGAGCCGCTGCCCGCGCTGCTGCTGGGCATCGTCCGGGAGAGCGTGTCGCAGGCGACCGAGGACGAGGGCCTGCCCCTGCGTGACGCGCCGCTGCGCATGCACCTCATCATGAACGTCCCCGCCCTGCAGGCCCGGGCGCTGCACCTGCTGTTCGACAGCCAGCTACGGCTGGCGCGGGCGCTGCACGACGCCTACCCCGACCAGCTCGACGCGGTCGAGGCGGCGGCGGCCGTGGGGGCGCTGACCGGCGCGGCCAAGCTCGCCGTCATGGCGTCCATCGAGCGGGGCGACCCGATGGAGCGAGCCATGGAGGCGGCCGTGCGCGCGGCCGAGGTCGCCCTGCGCGGCCTCGACCGCCTCGGCGACACCTGAGCGCTCGGGCGGGCGCCCGGACGGGACAGACCGGCCGGACAGGTCAGTGGCCGGGGCCTGCTCCGCAGCCCCGCCCCGTCCATGACGTCCAGCCCTTCGACGGGTCGCCGTCGCCCGTGGCGGCCCAGCCCGCCGGAGGCGGACCGGCCGTGGGGGGCACGATCGCCGTGCAGGCGCCCGCCGGCGGGGCCTGGCGCGCGCCGTCGTACATCTCCAGGCGCGTCCACCAGACGCGGTGGGTGAGCGGGAGCCAGACGTTCCACTTCACCCTGGTGTCCACCGCGACCCGGCCGGGCCCCGGGGCGGGCAGCCAGTCGCGGCCGGGCGCGGGGGCCGACCTGGGAGCCAGATGCGCGACGAACGCGATGGTGACCGCGGCCAGCCCCGCCGCCGGCGGTACCACCCGCGCCCACCCCGAGGCAGGCAACCCGAGGCGCCCGGGGAGCACGGGGAGCACGGCAAGCACGGTGAGCCCCGCGAGCAGGGCCAGGGCCGTCAGTGAGGCGGCGGCCATGTCCAGCCGGTCGGGCACCCCGCTCAGGAAGATCACCTCGGGGAAGTCGAAGGCGATGAAGGCATACCGGTCGAGCCGGTCACCGGCGTACCACGCGGCCACACCCCCCGTCCCGGCGCCCAGAGCCGCCGCGGCGGCCGCCAGAGCGGGGATCGACCGCCGCCGGGCGCGGACCAGCGCGGCCACCCCGGCCAGCGTCCACGCCACGGCGACGCACGACAGGTAACGGCCGTAGGCGTAGTTGCCGACCCGGTGCTCGTCGGGCAGCGCGGCTGAGGACGCGTACGCGATGCCCAGGGTGACGGCGAGCAGCGCCGCCGCCGTGACGCGATGCGCGAAGGACACCGCGAGCCCGCCGTCCCCCACGCGGCGGGAGGTCCGGCCCGCTCCCCGCAGGGTGACGGTCGCGGCGGCGACCAGCCCGATGCCGGCCAGCCCCCACGTGCCCACGATCAGGTACCAGAGCTGCCCGGCCGCCCCGGCCAGCGCCCATGCCTGCCCGTCAAGACCGGTCAGCCGCGAGACCAGGAGGCCGGCCAGGTCCCGCGTGCCGCCCGGGTAGAGCGCCGCGGCCAGCGCCCGGTTGAGCACCGTGCCCGCCACGGCCACGCCCGCCGCCGTGGCCAGCGCCGCCAGCCCGGCCCGGCGCGGCACCCGCCGGGCGACCAGCAGCGCGCCGACCACGATGACCGTCACGGCCAGCACGACCATGCCGCGCATGTGCACCGTCATCGCG is drawn from Nonomuraea muscovyensis and contains these coding sequences:
- a CDS encoding cytochrome P450, giving the protein MSDLTLTTRRERPLDPPDRFTELGERAHLHRMAYADGHQGWLVTGYAAARAVLADPRFSNRPELAHPPVAARLELLKEMQEQQFRVPPGFFLRMDAPEHTRYRKLLAGQFTVRRMNQLEPRIEEIAEACLDRMEAGERPADLVEAFALPIPSLVICELLGVPYADRERFQADSKVLFGLDSEGADVIAAMTSISTYLYGLIQHKRAEPGDDLLSGLVAGGELTDEELTGVAFLLLVAGHETTANMLGLGTYALLTDPGQLAVLRDDPSLMDNAVEELLRHLTIIHLGPVRTALEDVEVEGTVIAKGEAVTLHLPVANRDPERFPGGGRLDVTRPATGHLAFGHGIHQCLGQQLARIEMRVGYAALLRRLPGLRLAVPPEEVPMRTDMSIYGVHRLPVTW
- a CDS encoding TetR/AcrR family transcriptional regulator is translated as MVGMRERKKQRTRRALIEAALRLFAEKGYEETTLAEIAAEADVSTRTFFSYFASKEDVVFFDSNTRMERLLDRVTTRKSDEPLPALLLGIVRESVSQATEDEGLPLRDAPLRMHLIMNVPALQARALHLLFDSQLRLARALHDAYPDQLDAVEAAAAVGALTGAAKLAVMASIERGDPMERAMEAAVRAAEVALRGLDRLGDT